Below is a window of Microcebus murinus isolate Inina chromosome 3, M.murinus_Inina_mat1.0, whole genome shotgun sequence DNA.
CATTTGAAGAGTGAggttctgtgtgtctgtctgctcGTCCTGCTCCGAGGAATCCGTCTCTTCCATTTGTTGCATCTCCAGCTCAGACGGAAGAAGAGCTGTCAGGTAGGGGATGCTGAAAGGTCTGGCAGCAATCAATGGAAACGTGCTGACATCATCTTTGAAAAGACTCTGGGTCTCTCCTGTCTTGGCCATGAAACGGGCGAGTGCCCAATCCACGTCGCGCCTCTGGGATGCAGCCTTCTCCCGCAGGCCCTGGTAGTCCCACACAGGCTCGTGGAAAGTCGGAGTGTTGATGTAGGTGTGGGGATCGGGGAACTCAGGAAAATGGCTGGGGACGTGTGGCGGGCGGGGTCGGTTCTGCCCTGCAGTGAGGGCCTTGGGGGTCACTGGCTGATTGGTCACCGGAGGAGCAGTGATGACCATCCTCTGAGACCGTTTTGCATAAGCTGGGAGAGTGTCCGCATTGAAACCCATCTCAACAAGTGTGACCACGACATCCGACAGTGCGGGCCGAGTCCTGCCTGTGTGCTCACAGTGAGACTTGGCACTCCTCCCAATTTCTGAAATGCAGCTCTGCAGCATGTCTGTCAATGTTTCCACGGATGTTTTTTCCGCGCGCTCAAACCCTGCCTCTGTGAGCAAGGAGCTCACAACCACTTGCAGTGTTCTCCTCCGGGCCAGATGGTAGTTATCAGCAGGGTTAGGAGACTGTTTACTTCCTGATCTCGTTCCTGAGCCGCTAGCCCCGGCCGCGGCCGCCGTGTCGGCCATCTTGCTCTGGCGTGGTGTGACAGCCCTTCTCTTAGCAGAACTGGGTGATGTGCCTAGAGAGCTCCGAGTCCTTGGGAGGCCGGTAGTTAGACACATGATCCACTCGGATAGTTcgccctttaatttttttttttttttttggtctaaagGGTTTTATTTGAAACAATAGTTGCACCAAGCAAGAGCTTACTTTCCCCAGTCCAAATTAAAAC
It encodes the following:
- the LOC142870073 gene encoding transcription initiation factor TFIID subunit 8-like isoform X1 is translated as MADTAAAAGASGSGTRSGSKQSPNPADNYHLARRRTLQVVVSSLLTEAGFERAEKTSVETLTDMLQSCISEIGRSAKSHCEHTGRTRPALSDVVVTLVEMGFNADTLPAYAKRSQRMVITAPPVTNQPVTPKALTAGQNRPRPPHVPSHFPEFPDPHTYINTPTFHEPVWDYQGLREKAASQRRDVDWALARFMAKTGETQSLFKDDVSTFPLIAARPFSIPYLTALLPSELEMQQMEETDSSEQDEQTDTQNLTLQMSTDDSGAEKENTSVLQQKPALSGSRNGEESIIDNPYLRPVKKPKIRRKKSLS
- the LOC142870073 gene encoding transcription initiation factor TFIID subunit 8-like isoform X2; the protein is MADTAAAAGASGSGTRSGSKQSPNPADNYHLARRRTLQVVVSSLLTEAGFERAEKTSVETLTDMLQSCISEIGRSAKSHCEHTGRTRPALSDVVVTLVEMGFNADTLPAYAKRSQRMVITAPPVTNQPVTPKALTAGQNRPRPPHVPSHFPEFPDPHTYINTPTFHEPVTDDSGAEKENTSVLQQKPALSGSRNGEESIIDNPYLRPVKKPKIRRKKSLS